A single genomic interval of Asinibacterium sp. OR53 harbors:
- a CDS encoding efflux RND transporter periplasmic adaptor subunit, translating into MKKFVLLFIVLFPLFVFESCKEKKEQPAATTVEQPIYTCSMHPQIKQHRPGTCPICGMDLVLFDKNNQTPSLTLNKTQQTLANIQVAEIGSATFNDAIRLNGRLVVDPQQTTVISSRVAGRIEKLFVKETGVRVTKGQPLYEIYSEQLLTLQQELLVASAQATAFPNNNRFAKMTEAAMQKLLLYGQSANDIDKLVQTRQTHPYILYTAPASGAVSTLDITQGQYVAEGGMIMQLENYAQLWVEADLYPGEASLIKPGENVQVIIPGFEQEPQQVKINFTQPALPAGTQLLQVRGAIENKGGRWQPGMQALVIAQRSSGKKDMVLPVDAVIRNGQTNHVWVAVSDEQFEPREVSLGAENADRVEITDGLKPGDKVVVSGAYLLHSEFILKKGSSPEMHHH; encoded by the coding sequence ATGAAAAAATTTGTTCTCTTATTCATAGTGTTGTTCCCGCTTTTTGTTTTTGAATCCTGCAAGGAAAAAAAAGAACAGCCCGCTGCTACAACTGTTGAGCAGCCTATCTATACCTGCTCTATGCATCCCCAGATCAAACAACACCGGCCGGGCACTTGTCCTATTTGCGGGATGGACCTGGTGCTCTTCGATAAGAATAACCAGACCCCCTCACTAACACTTAATAAAACGCAGCAAACCCTGGCCAATATACAGGTGGCCGAAATAGGATCTGCTACTTTCAATGATGCCATCAGATTGAACGGCCGGCTGGTGGTAGATCCGCAACAAACAACAGTCATCAGCAGCCGGGTGGCCGGGAGAATAGAAAAATTATTCGTGAAAGAAACTGGTGTACGTGTTACAAAGGGGCAGCCGCTTTATGAGATCTATTCAGAACAATTGCTTACGTTGCAACAAGAATTGCTGGTAGCGAGCGCGCAGGCAACTGCTTTTCCCAATAACAACCGTTTTGCAAAAATGACGGAAGCAGCCATGCAAAAGCTGTTATTGTATGGACAGTCGGCCAATGATATAGACAAGTTGGTGCAAACCAGGCAAACACATCCATACATCCTTTATACCGCCCCGGCATCGGGTGCCGTGTCAACACTGGATATTACACAAGGACAATATGTTGCCGAAGGAGGCATGATCATGCAACTGGAAAACTATGCACAGTTATGGGTGGAAGCAGACCTGTATCCCGGCGAAGCTTCACTCATTAAGCCGGGCGAAAATGTGCAGGTAATCATACCTGGTTTTGAGCAGGAGCCTCAACAGGTAAAAATCAATTTTACACAACCGGCTTTACCGGCCGGAACGCAGTTATTGCAGGTGCGTGGCGCCATTGAAAATAAGGGTGGAAGATGGCAGCCCGGTATGCAGGCCCTCGTCATCGCGCAGCGCAGCAGCGGCAAAAAAGACATGGTATTGCCTGTTGATGCTGTAATACGCAATGGGCAAACCAATCATGTATGGGTAGCAGTAAGCGATGAGCAATTCGAACCGCGGGAAGTAAGCCTGGGTGCAGAAAATGCCGACAGGGTTGAGATCACCGACGGACTAAAACCAGGCGATAAAGTAGTGGTCAGCGGAGCCTACCTGTTACACAGTGAATTTATATTGAAGAAAGGATCCAGCCCGGAAATGCATCATCATTGA
- a CDS encoding DUF4251 domain-containing protein, which yields MSRHIVRAIVWLLIMTIPFASQVSAQQSKQEKQAAKEALIKKKIQDRRFTFIAETALPMRGSMRMLTPGYDLCVAGDSVVAYLPYFGRAYSAPLNLMGGGVQFTSVKFDYKIEERKKGGWNIIIKPNDVDDNQQLNLTVFTNGSASVQATSNNRQAIQFNGYISMGK from the coding sequence ATGTCTCGCCATATTGTAAGGGCTATTGTATGGTTGCTGATAATGACCATTCCCTTTGCCAGCCAGGTTTCTGCACAGCAATCGAAACAGGAAAAACAGGCTGCAAAAGAGGCGCTTATAAAAAAGAAAATACAGGATAGGCGATTTACGTTCATAGCCGAAACGGCATTACCCATGCGGGGAAGCATGCGGATGTTGACACCCGGTTATGATCTCTGTGTTGCGGGAGACAGTGTAGTGGCTTATCTGCCTTATTTTGGAAGAGCTTACTCAGCACCGCTTAATTTAATGGGAGGCGGTGTTCAGTTCACGTCTGTAAAATTTGATTACAAAATAGAAGAACGCAAAAAAGGCGGCTGGAACATCATCATCAAACCCAACGATGTAGACGATAATCAGCAATTGAACCTCACTGTATTCACAAATGGCAGCGCTTCGGTACAAGCTACCAGCAATAACCGGCAAGCCATCCAGTTCAACGGATACATCTCAATGGGGAAATAA
- a CDS encoding RNA polymerase sigma factor — MKNEDLLLFVGISDNELVTRIVQGETHLYEVIIRRYNQRLYRIGISIIDDESEVEDAMQTAYINAYENIGKFGFRAGFSTWLTRILINECIHRLKQRGKSIALSDSDMEIALHQQHINHIQTPAHSAMNTELASILNDAIRKLPEIYRTVFVMREIEDLNVAETMDCLNISEVNVKVRFNRAKVMLREFLSGYYKKEDILHFHLSKCDRIVNAVMTEIAKHKNLKDTSI, encoded by the coding sequence ATGAAAAATGAAGACCTGTTGCTGTTTGTTGGAATATCAGATAATGAATTGGTTACCAGGATCGTACAAGGGGAGACCCATCTCTACGAAGTGATCATCCGGCGGTACAACCAACGGCTGTACCGGATTGGGATATCGATCATTGATGATGAATCGGAGGTTGAAGATGCCATGCAGACGGCCTATATCAATGCCTATGAAAACATTGGAAAGTTTGGCTTCAGGGCGGGTTTTTCAACTTGGCTTACACGTATATTGATCAACGAATGCATTCATCGGCTCAAACAAAGAGGGAAATCCATTGCTTTGAGCGATAGCGACATGGAGATCGCTTTACATCAACAACATATCAATCATATTCAAACCCCTGCGCATTCTGCTATGAATACAGAACTGGCCTCTATCCTTAACGATGCGATCCGTAAGCTGCCGGAGATATACCGGACGGTATTTGTGATGCGGGAGATTGAAGACCTTAATGTTGCCGAAACCATGGATTGTTTAAACATCAGTGAGGTCAACGTTAAAGTTCGTTTCAACCGCGCAAAAGTAATGCTCCGCGAGTTTCTTTCGGGCTATTATAAAAAAGAAGATATCCTTCACTTTCACCTGAGCAAGTGCGACAGGATCGTTAATGCAGTGATGACGGAAATAGCAAAACATAAAAATCTCAAGGATACGTCCATATAA
- the folE gene encoding GTP cyclohydrolase I FolE, with protein MTFNGIANDLHETTDHLLLNGITVMPGESKEDISYELTIRPDAFDKTDEEKIEIIARHFRSIMHTLGLDLEDDSLQHTPVRVAKMYVNEVFSGMNPKNKPAVTLFDNKYRYNQMLVEKNITLYSYCEHHFVPFMGKAHVAYISSGKVIGLSKLNRIIQYYSRRPQVQEKLTVQIGRELQRILNTKDVAVVIDAAHLCVASRGVQDTQSSTVTAAFEGRFRNEEIRKEFLSYIK; from the coding sequence ATGACATTTAATGGAATAGCAAACGACCTGCATGAAACAACGGACCACCTATTGCTAAACGGCATTACAGTGATGCCGGGAGAGAGCAAGGAAGATATTAGTTATGAACTTACCATAAGACCCGATGCGTTTGACAAAACAGATGAGGAAAAAATAGAGATCATCGCCAGGCACTTCAGAAGCATTATGCATACACTCGGACTCGACCTTGAAGACGACAGTCTCCAACATACGCCTGTACGGGTTGCCAAGATGTATGTAAATGAGGTCTTCAGCGGTATGAACCCGAAGAACAAACCGGCTGTGACTTTGTTTGATAATAAATACAGGTACAATCAAATGCTGGTGGAGAAAAATATTACCCTTTATTCTTATTGTGAACATCATTTTGTGCCCTTTATGGGTAAAGCACATGTTGCTTATATATCATCGGGTAAGGTAATCGGGCTGTCTAAGTTGAACAGGATCATACAATATTATTCCCGCCGCCCGCAGGTACAGGAAAAACTCACGGTACAGATCGGAAGGGAGCTCCAGCGCATTCTTAATACCAAGGACGTGGCAGTAGTCATAGATGCTGCCCATTTATGTGTAGCGTCCAGGGGTGTGCAGGACACCCAAAGCAGTACCGTTACTGCTGCATTCGAAGGAAGGTTCCGGAACGAAGAAATAAGAAAAGAGTTTTTGTCATATATAAAGTAA
- a CDS encoding flavodoxin reductase, translating to MESYIVTIIQTKKLTHDVIEIRTEKPAGYSFIPGQATEVAINKKGWEQKTRPFTFTCLPSDEYLEFIIKSYPSHEGVTKEMWNVQPGDSLIIGESWGAINYKGKGLFMAGGAGITPFISIFRQLAKDEQLDGNRLLFANKASEDIILEKELGSFLGNNIVHVLSNEMGGGYRSGFITESLIGEYATGTSDRFYVCGPPPMMDQILHHLQHLGFGQDAITVEI from the coding sequence ATGGAATCATATATAGTTACCATTATACAAACAAAAAAGCTTACGCATGATGTGATAGAGATCAGGACCGAAAAGCCAGCAGGCTATTCATTTATTCCTGGTCAGGCTACCGAAGTGGCCATCAACAAAAAGGGGTGGGAGCAGAAAACAAGGCCATTTACATTTACATGCCTTCCATCGGACGAATACCTCGAATTCATCATCAAGAGTTATCCTTCGCATGAAGGTGTAACCAAAGAAATGTGGAATGTGCAACCTGGTGATTCCCTGATCATCGGGGAGTCCTGGGGAGCGATCAACTATAAAGGCAAGGGGCTGTTCATGGCCGGAGGTGCAGGCATCACGCCATTTATATCAATTTTTCGCCAATTGGCGAAGGATGAGCAACTGGATGGCAACAGGCTGCTGTTTGCTAATAAAGCCAGTGAAGACATCATCCTGGAAAAAGAACTCGGCAGCTTCCTTGGAAACAATATTGTTCATGTTTTATCCAACGAAATGGGTGGCGGATACAGATCAGGTTTTATAACCGAATCACTGATAGGAGAATATGCAACTGGCACGTCAGATCGCTTTTATGTATGTGGTCCACCACCTATGATGGATCAGATACTGCATCATCTTCAGCACCTGGGTTTCGGCCAGGATGCGATAACCGTAGAAATTTAG
- a CDS encoding DUF4142 domain-containing protein — translation MKTMKQHFSKLLLTGYVLFLASGAMAQQSNKLSDPEIASVAVTANQIDIDFAQIALSRSKNAEVLNFAKTMSRDHKGVIDQAVALVTKLKVTPKTNDLTKKLLEDASKTKEKLKSHKGAAFDKAYVDNEVAYHKAVINAVENVLVPQSTNAELKALLESVVPVLKTHLAHAEMVQKMISK, via the coding sequence ATGAAAACAATGAAACAGCATTTCAGCAAACTGTTGCTGACAGGATATGTATTATTCCTTGCTTCGGGAGCCATGGCACAGCAAAGCAACAAATTATCCGATCCGGAGATAGCTTCTGTAGCCGTTACAGCTAATCAGATCGATATCGATTTTGCACAGATCGCTCTGTCGCGTTCGAAAAATGCAGAAGTGTTAAATTTTGCGAAGACCATGTCACGCGATCACAAAGGCGTCATCGATCAGGCCGTGGCCCTTGTAACAAAACTGAAAGTAACACCTAAAACAAACGACCTCACAAAGAAACTTTTAGAAGACGCTTCGAAAACAAAGGAGAAACTGAAAAGCCATAAAGGCGCTGCTTTTGACAAAGCTTATGTTGATAACGAAGTGGCCTATCATAAGGCAGTGATCAATGCAGTTGAAAATGTTTTGGTTCCGCAATCCACGAATGCAGAACTGAAAGCGCTCCTGGAAAGTGTGGTGCCGGTATTGAAAACGCATTTGGCGCATGCCGAGATGGTTCAAAAAATGATCAGTAAATGA
- a CDS encoding plastocyanin/azurin family copper-binding protein: MKTIILLTAILLAVSCSSPSVKGHKTYTVEIAQMKFSPATITVDKGDSILFVNHDLVAHDVTEQSKKAWSSSVLQPGASWKMEAVSSADYYCSIHVVMKGKITVN, encoded by the coding sequence ATGAAAACGATCATATTGTTAACCGCAATATTGCTGGCAGTTTCCTGCTCAAGTCCATCAGTAAAAGGTCACAAGACCTATACCGTTGAAATTGCCCAGATGAAATTTTCGCCGGCAACTATTACAGTGGACAAAGGAGATAGCATCCTGTTTGTGAATCACGACCTGGTGGCACACGATGTAACGGAACAATCGAAAAAAGCATGGTCCTCTTCTGTTTTGCAACCAGGTGCATCCTGGAAAATGGAAGCTGTTTCGTCGGCAGATTATTATTGCAGCATCCATGTTGTGATGAAAGGAAAAATAACAGTGAATTGA